In Zalophus californianus isolate mZalCal1 chromosome 17, mZalCal1.pri.v2, whole genome shotgun sequence, one DNA window encodes the following:
- the PLEKHG2 gene encoding pleckstrin homology domain-containing family G member 2 isoform X6 gives MPEGARGPSLSKPSPSLGRGPTGEVCDCAAVCETQTADSFVQEGTSKQNSKRRRNELGKATKSIHSTRREQCESRAAPAAPAMASPRGSGSSTSLSTVGSEGDPAPGPTPVCSASRPEPLPGPPIRLHLSPVGTPGSAKPSRLERVAREIVETERAYVRDLRSIVEDYLGPLLDGGVLGLSAEQVGILFANIEDIYEFSSELLEDLEGSRSAGGIAECFVQRSEDFDIYTLYCMNYPSSLALLRELSLSPPAALWLQERQAQLRHSLPLQSFLLKPVQRILKYHLLLQELGKHWAEGPGVGGREMVEEAIVSMTAVAWYINDMKRKQEHAARLQCCNLSVSESPRDPLGFKVSDLTIPKHRHLLQAKNQEEKRLWIHCLQRLFFENHPASIPAKAKQVLLENSLHCAPKSKPIPEPLTPPLGSPHPRDARSFTPGRRNTAPSPGPSATRRGRRQSEPVKDPYVTFPQNAKPRLKHAGSEGELYPPIEPQPPVPASGPPEDLEDPGPPTLEPSGTSITEEILELLNQRGLRDPGCPLQPSPHDIPTFPGDSQVPGNSETLTFQALPSRDSSEEEEEEELEMDERGPSPLHVLEGLESSSAAETRDVPGLSRSPDAPSLPEIPGLSEIPKIPRLPSLSDISSVFEMPCLPAIPSVPDIPSLAGAPALPCDSWLQGPLRRPDEALAARKELVPGGSLAKRGEPSSGGRAGREEAEEGEPFPDFQPQDVPRDQGFPDGLEFRSCSEIRSAWQALEQGQLARPGFPEPLLILEDSDLGGGGGSGKAAAPSSERAASRVRELARLYSERIQQMQRAETRASANAPRRRPRALAQPQLSPRLPQEQAEPGPLPAFGHVLVCELAFPLTCAQESVPLGPATRAHAATPLSKQGGSLDGRGLHVSTLPDATATPVPEQGGPRNIQNVATATTALPQQEDPPDVQATALPDPEGHLEIQLPATAPLLEQKGRVDAQVPTSPALPRQGHCSDVTVLATATVPEQEGPLRSQSPTGTPLAKQGGSRDAPFPAGVCDQAVNVERKHGSSLDHPIPGSTALPLQHDLPDVLVPGTSPPPAWEGPPSHQIPANTPVSLPQDPSDIQLLGTSALPAHGSCLDRRIPANTPLSLPQDPNVPAATPLPQQPGLPDTQVQALPLLPKQGGLPDIQGPSAAPLLQEQSFTDLQVQKLTPLLEQKSLPDVRDPPATLWPEQRSSQDIQGLLSTPGQTTVVLSKPGRHLASPVTRSESSELTPPHSPPPPTRQLLGPNAAALSRYLAASYISQSLARRQGPGGEAPLASRGSWSSSAPASRAPSPPPQPQPPPPPARRLSYATTVNIQVGGGGRLRPAKAQVRLNHPALLAPAQESVGLRRAQGAPDAPFHM, from the exons ATGCCCGAGGGAGCCCGTGGACCGAGCCTGTCCAAACCCAGCCCTAGCCTTGGCCGTGGCCCCACAGGTGAAGTGTGTGACTGTGCAGCTGTGTGTGAGACCCAGACAG CGGACAGCTTCGTGCAGGAGGGGACATCTAAACAGAATtcaaagaggaggaggaatgaGTTGGGGAAAGCAACGAAGAGTATTCATTCCACACGGAGGGAACAGTGTGAGAGCAGAG cagcccctgcagcccctgccaTGGCCTCCCCCCGAGGTTCTGGGAGCTCCACATCCCTGAGCACGGTGGGCTCTGAGGGGGACCCGGCTCCAGGGCCCACCCCAGTCTGCTCAGCATCCAGGCCAGAGCCCCTTCCAGGGCCCCCCATCCGCCTGCATCTGTCACCCGTGGGGACCCCGGGTTCGGCCAAACCCTCGAGGCTGGAGCGAGTGGCGCGAGAGATCGTGGAGACAGAGCGGGCCTATGTCCGGGACCTTCGCAGCATCGTGGAG GACTACCTGGGCCCACTGCTGGATGGTGGGGTCCTAGGGCTGAGCGCGGAGCAGGTGGGCATACTGTTTGCCAACATCGAGGACATCTACGAGTTCAGCAG CGAGCTCCTGGAAGACCTGGAGGGCAGCCGCAGCGCGGGGGGCATTGCCGAGTGTTTCGTGCAGAGG AGTGAGGATTTTGACATCTACACGTTGTACTGCATGAACTACCCGAG CTCCCTAGCCCTGCTCCGGGAGCTGTCGCTGTCCCCGCCTGCAGCCCTGTGGTTGCAGGAGCGCCAGGCCCAGCTCCGCCACTCACTGCCCCTGCAGAGCTTCCTGCTGAAACCTGTTCAGCGGATCCTCAAGTACCATCTGCTGCTGCAG GAGCTAGGCAAGCACTGGGCAGAGGGCCCGGGTGTGGGGGGCCGCGAGATGGTGGAAGAGGCCATCGTGTCCATGACCGCGGTCGCCTGGTACATCAACGACATGAAACGCAAGCAGGAGCACGCCGCGCGCCTCCAG TGCTGCAACCTGAGTGTGAGCGAGAGTCCACGAGACCCTCTAGGGTTCAAGGTGTCTGATCTGACTATTCCCAAACACAGGCACCTGCTCCAG GCCAAGAACCAAGAGGAGAAGAGACTGTGGATTCACTGTCTCCAGCGCCTCTTCTTTGAGAACCACCCCGCCTCCATCCCTGCCAAG GCCAAACAAGTTCTCCTTGAAAACAGTCTGCACT GTGCTCCTAAAAGTAAGCCTATCCCAGAGCCCCTGACACCCCCGCTTGGGTCTCCCCATCCTCGGGATGCTAGAAGTTTCACGCCTGGACGAAGGAACACAG ccccgTCTCCAGGACCCTCTGCCACTCGCCGTGGCCGCAGACAGTCTG AGCCAGTGAAGGACCCGTATGTTACATTTCCACAGAACG CTAAGCCTAGACTCAAG CATGCTGGCAGTGAGGGGGAGCTCTACCCCCCCATAGAGCCTCAGCCGCCAGTGCCGGCTTCTGGACCCCCTGAGGACCTGGAGGACCCTGGACCCCCCACGCTGGAACCCTCCGGGACCTCCATCACTGAAGAGATCCTGGAACTGTTGAACCAAAGAGGCCTCCGGGATCCAGGG TGCCCGCTGCAGCCATCCCCCCACGACATTCCCACGTTCCCCGGCGACTCCCAGGTGCCGGGCAACAGTGAAACCCTCACATTCCAAGCCCTGCCCAGCCGGGACTcctcagaagaggaggaggaggaggagctagAAATGGACGAACGGGGGCCTTCCCCACTCCACGTCCTGGAAGGACTCGAAAGTTCCAGCGCGGCTGAAACTCGCGACGTTCCCGGCCTTAGCAGAAGTCCAGACGCACCCAGCCTCCCTGAAATTCCCGGCCTGTCTGAAATTCCCAAGATTCCCCGCCTTCCCAGTCTCTCTGACATTTCCAGTGTTTTTGAAATGCCCTGCCTTCCAGCCATACCTAGTGTCCCGGACATTCCTAGTCTCGCCGGTGCCCCCGCCCTTCCCTGTGACTCATGGCTCCAGGGACCTCTGCGGCGGCCCGATGAGGCTTTAGCCGCCAGGAAAGAACTGGTCCCCGGAGGCAGCTTGGCAAAACGGGGAGAACCCTCCTCCGGCGGCAGGGCAGGGCGGGAGGAGGCTGAAGAAGGGGAACCGTTCCCAGACTTCCAGCCCCAGGATGTCCCCCGAGATCAGGGATTCCCGGATGGGTTGGAATTCCGCTCTTGTTCAGAGATCCGGAGCGCCTGGCAGGCCCTGGAGCAAGGGCAGCTGGCCCGGCCAGGTTTCCCAGAGCCGCTGCTGATCCTGGAAGACTCGGATCTGGGCGGAGGCGGCGGGAGCGGGAAGGCTGCAGCCCCGAGTTCCGAGAGGGCAGCTTCCCGCGTGCGAGAGTTAGCCCGGCTCTACAGCGAGCGGATCCAGCAGATGCAGCGGGCCGAGACCCGGGCGTCAGCCAATGCCCCCCGCCGCCGGCCCCGCGCTCTGGCACAGCCACAGCTGTCCCCCCGCCTGCCCCAAGAGCAGGCCGAGCCAG ggcccctgcctgcctttggACACGTGCTGGTATGTGAGCTGGCCTTCCCGCTGACCTGTGCCCAGGAGTCTGTCCCCCTGGGTCCTGCCACCCGGGCTCACGCCGCCACACCGTTGTCTAAGCAGGGAGGCAGCCTGGATGGCCGGGGTCTCCATGTTTCAACTTTGCCGGACGCCACCGCTACCCCTGTGCCCGAGCAAGGAGGCCCCAGGAATATACAGAATGTGGCTACAGCCACCACAGCCTTGCCCCAGCAGGAAGACCCCCCAGATGTGCAGGCTACAGCTTTGCCTGACCCAGAAGGCCACCTGGAAATCCAACTTCCAGCTACCGCTCCTTTGCTTGAGCAGAAAGGCCGTGTGGACGCCCAGGTTCCAaccagcccagctctgcccaggcAGGGGCACTGTTCTGATGTCACGGTCTTAGCCACCGCCACTGTGCCCGAGCAAGAAGGCCCCCTACGTAGCCAGAGCCCGACCGGTACCCCGTTAGCTAAGCAAGGAGGTTCCAGGGATGCTCCGTTCCCAGCTGGTGTTTGTGATCAAGCCGTCAACGTGGAGCGTAAGCACGGAAGCAGCCTGGACCATCCGATCCCAGGCAGCACTGCACTGCCCTTGCAACATGACCTCCCGGACGTTCTGGTTCCGGGTACTTCACCTCCACCTGCCTGGGAAGGCCCCCCAAGCCATCAGATCCCAGCCAACACGCCAGTGTCTTTGCCCCAAGACCCCTCAGACATTCAGCTTCTGGGCACCTCAGCCTTGCCTGCACACGGAAGCTGCCTAGACCGTCGGATCCCAGCCAACACCCCACTGTCTTTGCCCCAGGACCCGAATGTTCCAGCCGCCACGCCTTTGCCCCAGCAACCAGGCCTCCCGGACACCCAAGTCCAGGCCCTCCCACTTTTGCCCAAGCAGGGAGGCCTCCCAGACATCCAGGGTCCGTCTGCTGCACCTTTGCTTCAGGAACAAAGCTTCACAGACCTTCAGGTCCAAAAACTTACACCTTTATTGGAGCAGAAGAGCCTCCCTGATGTCCGTGATCCGCCTGCAACACTTTGGCCTGAGCAAAGAAGCTCTCAGGACATTCAGGGCCTATTATCCACCCCAGGTCAGACCACCGTGGTTTTGTCCAAACCAGGACGCCACTTGGCCTCTCCTGTCACCAGGTCAGAGTCTTCAGAGTTGACCCCACCCCACAGTCCCCCTCCTCCAACCCGGCAACTCCTGGGCCCCAACGCAGCTGCCCTCTCAAGATACCTGGCAGCCTCGTACATCAGCCAGAGCCTGGCTCGGCGGCAAGGGCCTGGGGGAGAAGCTCCCTTGGCCTCCCGGGGTTCCTGGTCCTCCTCTGCCCCCGCATCACGggccccttcacccccaccccagccccagcccccacctcccccagcccggAGGCTCAGCTATGCCACCACGGTCAACATCCAGGTTGGGGGTGGCGGGCGGCTTCGGCCAGCCAAGGCCCAGGTCAGGTTGAACCACCCTGCTCTCTTGGCTCCCGCCCAGGAATCTGTGGGCCTTCGCAGGGCTCAGGGAGCTCCTGATGCCCCTTTCCACATGTGA
- the PLEKHG2 gene encoding pleckstrin homology domain-containing family G member 2 isoform X3, giving the protein MPEGARGPSLSKPSPSLGRGPTGEVCDCAAVCETQTAAPAAPAMASPRGSGSSTSLSTVGSEGDPAPGPTPVCSASRPEPLPGPPIRLHLSPVGTPGSAKPSRLERVAREIVETERAYVRDLRSIVEDYLGPLLDGGVLGLSAEQVGILFANIEDIYEFSSELLEDLEGSRSAGGIAECFVQRSEDFDIYTLYCMNYPSSLALLRELSLSPPAALWLQERQAQLRHSLPLQSFLLKPVQRILKYHLLLQELGKHWAEGPGVGGREMVEEAIVSMTAVAWYINDMKRKQEHAARLQEVQRRLGGWTGPELSAFGELVLEGAFRGGGGGGPRLRGGERLLFLFSRMLLVAKRRGPEYTYKGHIFCCNLSVSESPRDPLGFKVSDLTIPKHRHLLQAKNQEEKRLWIHCLQRLFFENHPASIPAKAKQVLLENSLHCAPKSKPIPEPLTPPLGSPHPRDARSFTPGRRNTAPSPGPSATRRGRRQSEPVKDPYVTFPQNAKPRLKVRNTLGQGLGTRTPGSGRKGWSPGLLPSIFSPCSQHAGSEGELYPPIEPQPPVPASGPPEDLEDPGPPTLEPSGTSITEEILELLNQRGLRDPGCPLQPSPHDIPTFPGDSQVPGNSETLTFQALPSRDSSEEEEEEELEMDERGPSPLHVLEGLESSSAAETRDVPGLSRSPDAPSLPEIPGLSEIPKIPRLPSLSDISSVFEMPCLPAIPSVPDIPSLAGAPALPCDSWLQGPLRRPDEALAARKELVPGGSLAKRGEPSSGGRAGREEAEEGEPFPDFQPQDVPRDQGFPDGLEFRSCSEIRSAWQALEQGQLARPGFPEPLLILEDSDLGGGGGSGKAAAPSSERAASRVRELARLYSERIQQMQRAETRASANAPRRRPRALAQPQLSPRLPQEQAEPGPLPAFGHVLVCELAFPLTCAQESVPLGPATRAHAATPLSKQGGSLDGRGLHVSTLPDATATPVPEQGGPRNIQNVATATTALPQQEDPPDVQATALPDPEGHLEIQLPATAPLLEQKGRVDAQVPTSPALPRQGHCSDVTVLATATVPEQEGPLRSQSPTGTPLAKQGGSRDAPFPAGVCDQAVNVERKHGSSLDHPIPGSTALPLQHDLPDVLVPGTSPPPAWEGPPSHQIPANTPVSLPQDPSDIQLLGTSALPAHGSCLDRRIPANTPLSLPQDPNVPAATPLPQQPGLPDTQVQALPLLPKQGGLPDIQGPSAAPLLQEQSFTDLQVQKLTPLLEQKSLPDVRDPPATLWPEQRSSQDIQGLLSTPGQTTVVLSKPGRHLASPVTRSESSELTPPHSPPPPTRQLLGPNAAALSRYLAASYISQSLARRQGPGGEAPLASRGSWSSSAPASRAPSPPPQPQPPPPPARRLSYATTVNIQVGGGGRLRPAKAQVRLNHPALLAPAQESVGLRRAQGAPDAPFHM; this is encoded by the exons ATGCCCGAGGGAGCCCGTGGACCGAGCCTGTCCAAACCCAGCCCTAGCCTTGGCCGTGGCCCCACAGGTGAAGTGTGTGACTGTGCAGCTGTGTGTGAGACCCAGACAG cagcccctgcagcccctgccaTGGCCTCCCCCCGAGGTTCTGGGAGCTCCACATCCCTGAGCACGGTGGGCTCTGAGGGGGACCCGGCTCCAGGGCCCACCCCAGTCTGCTCAGCATCCAGGCCAGAGCCCCTTCCAGGGCCCCCCATCCGCCTGCATCTGTCACCCGTGGGGACCCCGGGTTCGGCCAAACCCTCGAGGCTGGAGCGAGTGGCGCGAGAGATCGTGGAGACAGAGCGGGCCTATGTCCGGGACCTTCGCAGCATCGTGGAG GACTACCTGGGCCCACTGCTGGATGGTGGGGTCCTAGGGCTGAGCGCGGAGCAGGTGGGCATACTGTTTGCCAACATCGAGGACATCTACGAGTTCAGCAG CGAGCTCCTGGAAGACCTGGAGGGCAGCCGCAGCGCGGGGGGCATTGCCGAGTGTTTCGTGCAGAGG AGTGAGGATTTTGACATCTACACGTTGTACTGCATGAACTACCCGAG CTCCCTAGCCCTGCTCCGGGAGCTGTCGCTGTCCCCGCCTGCAGCCCTGTGGTTGCAGGAGCGCCAGGCCCAGCTCCGCCACTCACTGCCCCTGCAGAGCTTCCTGCTGAAACCTGTTCAGCGGATCCTCAAGTACCATCTGCTGCTGCAG GAGCTAGGCAAGCACTGGGCAGAGGGCCCGGGTGTGGGGGGCCGCGAGATGGTGGAAGAGGCCATCGTGTCCATGACCGCGGTCGCCTGGTACATCAACGACATGAAACGCAAGCAGGAGCACGCCGCGCGCCTCCAG GAAGTGCAGCGGCGGCTGGGCGGCTGGACTGGCCCGGAGCTCAGTGCTTTTGGGGAGCTGGTGCTAGAGGGCGCGTTCCGAGGTGGCGGAGGGGGCGGCCCCCGACTTCGAGGGGGCGAGCGGCTGCTCTTTCTGTTCTCACGGATGCTGCTCGTGGCCAAGCGCCGGGGACCGGAGTACACCTACAAGGGCCACATCTTT TGCTGCAACCTGAGTGTGAGCGAGAGTCCACGAGACCCTCTAGGGTTCAAGGTGTCTGATCTGACTATTCCCAAACACAGGCACCTGCTCCAG GCCAAGAACCAAGAGGAGAAGAGACTGTGGATTCACTGTCTCCAGCGCCTCTTCTTTGAGAACCACCCCGCCTCCATCCCTGCCAAG GCCAAACAAGTTCTCCTTGAAAACAGTCTGCACT GTGCTCCTAAAAGTAAGCCTATCCCAGAGCCCCTGACACCCCCGCTTGGGTCTCCCCATCCTCGGGATGCTAGAAGTTTCACGCCTGGACGAAGGAACACAG ccccgTCTCCAGGACCCTCTGCCACTCGCCGTGGCCGCAGACAGTCTG AGCCAGTGAAGGACCCGTATGTTACATTTCCACAGAACG CTAAGCCTAGACTCAAGGTAAGAAACACCCTAGGACAGGGCCTGGGGACCCGGACTCCTGGGTCTGGGAGAAAGGGATGGAGCCCTGGACTCCTGCCCTCCATCTTCTCTCCTTGCTCACAGCATGCTGGCAGTGAGGGGGAGCTCTACCCCCCCATAGAGCCTCAGCCGCCAGTGCCGGCTTCTGGACCCCCTGAGGACCTGGAGGACCCTGGACCCCCCACGCTGGAACCCTCCGGGACCTCCATCACTGAAGAGATCCTGGAACTGTTGAACCAAAGAGGCCTCCGGGATCCAGGG TGCCCGCTGCAGCCATCCCCCCACGACATTCCCACGTTCCCCGGCGACTCCCAGGTGCCGGGCAACAGTGAAACCCTCACATTCCAAGCCCTGCCCAGCCGGGACTcctcagaagaggaggaggaggaggagctagAAATGGACGAACGGGGGCCTTCCCCACTCCACGTCCTGGAAGGACTCGAAAGTTCCAGCGCGGCTGAAACTCGCGACGTTCCCGGCCTTAGCAGAAGTCCAGACGCACCCAGCCTCCCTGAAATTCCCGGCCTGTCTGAAATTCCCAAGATTCCCCGCCTTCCCAGTCTCTCTGACATTTCCAGTGTTTTTGAAATGCCCTGCCTTCCAGCCATACCTAGTGTCCCGGACATTCCTAGTCTCGCCGGTGCCCCCGCCCTTCCCTGTGACTCATGGCTCCAGGGACCTCTGCGGCGGCCCGATGAGGCTTTAGCCGCCAGGAAAGAACTGGTCCCCGGAGGCAGCTTGGCAAAACGGGGAGAACCCTCCTCCGGCGGCAGGGCAGGGCGGGAGGAGGCTGAAGAAGGGGAACCGTTCCCAGACTTCCAGCCCCAGGATGTCCCCCGAGATCAGGGATTCCCGGATGGGTTGGAATTCCGCTCTTGTTCAGAGATCCGGAGCGCCTGGCAGGCCCTGGAGCAAGGGCAGCTGGCCCGGCCAGGTTTCCCAGAGCCGCTGCTGATCCTGGAAGACTCGGATCTGGGCGGAGGCGGCGGGAGCGGGAAGGCTGCAGCCCCGAGTTCCGAGAGGGCAGCTTCCCGCGTGCGAGAGTTAGCCCGGCTCTACAGCGAGCGGATCCAGCAGATGCAGCGGGCCGAGACCCGGGCGTCAGCCAATGCCCCCCGCCGCCGGCCCCGCGCTCTGGCACAGCCACAGCTGTCCCCCCGCCTGCCCCAAGAGCAGGCCGAGCCAG ggcccctgcctgcctttggACACGTGCTGGTATGTGAGCTGGCCTTCCCGCTGACCTGTGCCCAGGAGTCTGTCCCCCTGGGTCCTGCCACCCGGGCTCACGCCGCCACACCGTTGTCTAAGCAGGGAGGCAGCCTGGATGGCCGGGGTCTCCATGTTTCAACTTTGCCGGACGCCACCGCTACCCCTGTGCCCGAGCAAGGAGGCCCCAGGAATATACAGAATGTGGCTACAGCCACCACAGCCTTGCCCCAGCAGGAAGACCCCCCAGATGTGCAGGCTACAGCTTTGCCTGACCCAGAAGGCCACCTGGAAATCCAACTTCCAGCTACCGCTCCTTTGCTTGAGCAGAAAGGCCGTGTGGACGCCCAGGTTCCAaccagcccagctctgcccaggcAGGGGCACTGTTCTGATGTCACGGTCTTAGCCACCGCCACTGTGCCCGAGCAAGAAGGCCCCCTACGTAGCCAGAGCCCGACCGGTACCCCGTTAGCTAAGCAAGGAGGTTCCAGGGATGCTCCGTTCCCAGCTGGTGTTTGTGATCAAGCCGTCAACGTGGAGCGTAAGCACGGAAGCAGCCTGGACCATCCGATCCCAGGCAGCACTGCACTGCCCTTGCAACATGACCTCCCGGACGTTCTGGTTCCGGGTACTTCACCTCCACCTGCCTGGGAAGGCCCCCCAAGCCATCAGATCCCAGCCAACACGCCAGTGTCTTTGCCCCAAGACCCCTCAGACATTCAGCTTCTGGGCACCTCAGCCTTGCCTGCACACGGAAGCTGCCTAGACCGTCGGATCCCAGCCAACACCCCACTGTCTTTGCCCCAGGACCCGAATGTTCCAGCCGCCACGCCTTTGCCCCAGCAACCAGGCCTCCCGGACACCCAAGTCCAGGCCCTCCCACTTTTGCCCAAGCAGGGAGGCCTCCCAGACATCCAGGGTCCGTCTGCTGCACCTTTGCTTCAGGAACAAAGCTTCACAGACCTTCAGGTCCAAAAACTTACACCTTTATTGGAGCAGAAGAGCCTCCCTGATGTCCGTGATCCGCCTGCAACACTTTGGCCTGAGCAAAGAAGCTCTCAGGACATTCAGGGCCTATTATCCACCCCAGGTCAGACCACCGTGGTTTTGTCCAAACCAGGACGCCACTTGGCCTCTCCTGTCACCAGGTCAGAGTCTTCAGAGTTGACCCCACCCCACAGTCCCCCTCCTCCAACCCGGCAACTCCTGGGCCCCAACGCAGCTGCCCTCTCAAGATACCTGGCAGCCTCGTACATCAGCCAGAGCCTGGCTCGGCGGCAAGGGCCTGGGGGAGAAGCTCCCTTGGCCTCCCGGGGTTCCTGGTCCTCCTCTGCCCCCGCATCACGggccccttcacccccaccccagccccagcccccacctcccccagcccggAGGCTCAGCTATGCCACCACGGTCAACATCCAGGTTGGGGGTGGCGGGCGGCTTCGGCCAGCCAAGGCCCAGGTCAGGTTGAACCACCCTGCTCTCTTGGCTCCCGCCCAGGAATCTGTGGGCCTTCGCAGGGCTCAGGGAGCTCCTGATGCCCCTTTCCACATGTGA